From one Gossypium hirsutum isolate 1008001.06 chromosome D08, Gossypium_hirsutum_v2.1, whole genome shotgun sequence genomic stretch:
- the LOC107940218 gene encoding factor of DNA methylation 1, producing the protein MHLGRNLTHGDNFAAKRMRKLTQRRVVDYTSIVVRYMQGLPELLGIRTNIGLKRMGELDPKAFHDTCKSRFPPDEAEIQATTLYSSW; encoded by the exons ATGCACTTAGGCAGGAACTTGA cTCATGGTGACAATTTTGCTGCGAAAAGAATGAGAAAGCTGACCCAAAGGAGAGTTGTTGATTATACTAGTATTGTTGTGCGATATATGCAG GGTTTGCCAGAATTGTTGGGTATTCGCACTAATATTGGATTAAAGAGAATGGGAGAGCTTGATCCAAAGGCTTTTCATGACACTTGTAAGTCGCGATTTCCTCCTGATGAAGCAGAAATTCAGGCCACTACTCTATAC